AAACCCTTTGAGGCCCTGACCCTGGCCGAACTCTACGCGCTGCTGCGCTTGCGGAGCGAGGTGTTCGTGGTGGAGCAAAACTGCCCGTTTCAGGATATGGACGGGCACGACCAGGCCGCCTACCACCTGCTGGGCCACACCGCGGCGGGCGAGCTGGCGGCCTACGCCCGGCTATTCGGGGCCGGGCGCAGCTACGCGCAGGTCAGCATTGGGCGGGTCGTGACTGCCCCGCGCTACCGGCGCGCCGGCCTGGGCCGCGAGCTGCTGCGCCAGGCCATTGGGGAGTGCGAGGCGCGGTTTGGGGTGCAACCCATCCAGATTGGGGCGCAGCAGTACCTGCGGGCGTTTTATGAGCGCTTTGGCTTCGCGGCGGAAGGCGCGGGGTATCTGGAAGACGGGATTCCGCATCTGCACATGGTGCGGGGGTAGGGAGGCGCGCCGACTCCAACTTTCAGTGGTAGCACTGATGCCGGGCGGGGAAGGCCCGGATACCTTTGCCCCGCTACTAAACGAGAATTGAAGGGATAGCAATAAGGTAATGGTAGCAAGGGCACGCCAGGCATACGCCGCTGTGCACGGGAGGAGAGCGGTGGGCTGGCGCTGAGTGCCAGCCAGGGATAGGTACGAAGCGCGAGAGGGGGTAGGGAACAAACTAACAAGACCGGCCCAAGGTGGCCACTGGCAGCGCGTGCCGTCGGCCCGCCCCACTTGGCTAAAGCAAATTGCAGGTCTTCGCCTGGCTAGTAGCGACGCAAAATAGGGCGTTGCTGCGGGCTGGCAGTGTGTTTCCCTTTTTCCACCTGTCATTCCACGTTGATGAACTTACTGTAATTCCCCGTCAACCCCACCAACCTGCGGGCAGTGAGTCGAAGTGCCCCTTTCAATCGCACATCCGCAAGGCGGGGCCGGCGTGCTGTGCGGGGGCGGTGCGGCGGTCGGGTGGCCCCCTTTCGCAATCTTATCCCCTGATTTTCAACTAATTTCCTACCCCCGCCATGC
The genomic region above belongs to Hymenobacter psoromatis and contains:
- a CDS encoding GNAT family N-acetyltransferase, producing MTLHWTTKPFEALTLAELYALLRLRSEVFVVEQNCPFQDMDGHDQAAYHLLGHTAAGELAAYARLFGAGRSYAQVSIGRVVTAPRYRRAGLGRELLRQAIGECEARFGVQPIQIGAQQYLRAFYERFGFAAEGAGYLEDGIPHLHMVRG